The genomic interval AATTAATAGAGGATATTCAGTTCCATGTTGGTATGCTAACTTTGCTAGCAGAAGAGGCAGTTACccatattaaaattattattcatGACTTAAGTACTCATCTGTTTAAGTATAATCAGATAGAGGCAGgatgaaataaaacaacttGGCCAAAGTTGAAGAACCCTCTAACTGGAAATCAGGACTCTGACTTTTAGATTTGTGATTTAACACACACTAATTTATGGAACATGTCACTATACCTGCAAAACAGCTTCTGGATGACTACTTGAATAAAAAAGCTTTCATGGATTTAGGAAGGAAGCCAAATATAATGAGTGTGCTCCAGAggcctctcttctctttttattacTCTGCTTTGTTAACACCTAAATAGGTGGGAGGTATATGGCTCAAGGTAGATGTCCTACCTCAGTTTGCTAGGTATTTAtcaagaaatatatatatttctctaTATATATTCTTCTTATACAAGAAAGGAAGGCTAGACAGACATCAAAACTAAGCACTGGTTCTTGAGTCAAGATATCCAAAGCAACATaagccaggaaaacaaaacaggaaaaagttaTTACATGTAGGTTGGAGATTCCTAAGTCCAGTTTATTTGGTAAACTGTGGTTGCAGCAGCATCATCTTCCTGGCTGCGTGTTTCCTACTCCAGGCACATTTCTCCGAGACAGGGCCCTACTGGTAGCTTGCTTCAACTATCCTCCTTGCATGCCTTAAGACTTTTCTCCCGTATCTTGCATTtgaatgcaaacaaaacatAGCTACCCAGGTTCACAGGCAAAGCCAGGACTGGCTCCTGTGCCTCACATTAAAAAAGCTATTATACAAGAAGCTATCAGGAACAATTGATTTTAGGCAAGGGAGCTGCACCTTGCTCTTAATATGAATGTAGACCACCTCACATATCACCAGGCAAGCCACTGGCTTTTATGAGTGCTCTGTAACAGCAAAGATCACATGAGATGAAGTATTAAGAAAGACTGTTAAGCAAATCTAGTTTTTGCCTCAttcctttcctcctcatttCAAATTAGTGAGAAAGAGCCTGAGGCATCTTCCAACATTATGGCAACATCCCCACAAGATGAGCACAAGACTTGACCCACGGATAAAGATAAAGCTATGAAGTGCTAGAAAAATCTTTACTATTTCCAGTTTGGCCAAAACCATCTTATGTGAATTGCAATGAAATTGCAGTTAGTGCACCTTGAATTAAGGCACAAGGTTCCCTGGCCCTTGAGTACATGTAAACATCACCACTCTCGTGATTCAAGCACTCTCTATCAAGAGAGGTATTACTCTGAAACCCGGAAGATAGAGAGTGAAGAAGCAGCCaactttgctgtgttttgtacaCTGGCAGATTACCACTTTACTagtaaaaagaaacatcaaCCACTTTGAAAGAATCTTTCCAAAGAAGAAATCTCTACTCTAGAGACAGCAACTCACTATTTCTAGCCACTGCCTTATTACTCTAAACTCAAGAGTACTGGATGGGGGGGGATAACAACAATGTGAAGTCTAAGGCACATACAATGTATCTGTGCCTTTGCACACATCCAGCACAGGAAGTGTCAGCTTTCTCCGTTCACTTTAGTTCCTCTAACAAGTAAAGGTCATGACCGTCACTGAGCCTGCCCCTTGCTTACCTCTTATCAAGGGCCTTTCAAAGCACACTTTAAAGGCTGCTTTTTAACAAGTTCGTTTGCTTGCTACACCGTACTCACCACAATCTTTTAACCACTCATACTTTCTTGGACATACCTTTTCCCCATGACTGTGTGTGTCCTGGGGTATCAAACTCTGGGATAACTCTAATGCCTCTTAACCGGGCGTATTCAATCACCAGACGGACATCAGTAGGAGCATAGATGTGGTTATAGGAGTACGCTCCCTGTAAAGTATTCACATTTAGAGACAGTCTACAAAACTTTATACCAGCAGCTCACAACATTTGGATTAAAGTGTTAATTAGACTGGAGAGCAGTTTTACAAGTCGGCCTTTTCTGGATTATCACATGTGCAACTGCACTGACAGAACTTTTTGACTGACTGGGAAAGGGGGGGTGTGGGGTTAGACACCACAAAAAATAACTCCTTTTTCCACACTAAGACAAATCTCCTGAGGACACCATCCTTTCCTCCTTAGCTCACAgttactgaagaaaacagaaaaactagTTTCTATTCCATCAGATTTTtgaaagatacatttttcaaTTCTTCCGTACAGAGGCAAGTTAGttttcccctccacctctgcaTCACTAGTTCCGAAACACAGGGCCCTTGTTACGTGACATGCAAAACTAATGGAAAAGTTCTGCCAAGTCAGAAAGAATGGTGTCGTCTTCTAACACCTCTGCTTGTCAATTTTAACAGAATGCCCAATTTAGCATCAGGGCATGTTTGTTTTGTAACGGTGAATTTGAGCGTCATTCCACTCCCACACAGCCAACAAATACGACAAATAACCCAGACTGCTACAGTTAGATGAAACAGATACTTGCCAAAGAGCCAAACTACCTAAGAAAAGCATCGTGACTCCTCATGATTAACACACCTTAAGCTTCTATTTATCTGGAAACTGTTTCCACAGCTGAGTTACTCAAAAAAGATGATGGCAAATAAGAAGCCTTTCAAAAAGAAGGCTACTGAGACAAATGCCATCTCCCTCTGTCCAGCTGTCAGTGGGGAATAGGACAGAACTCCACAGCCATTACTAGGAAAAATAATCTGACTGCACCATCCAACAGCTACAATTTTTGAACTACAAATTTCTTCACGGCATCTGCTCAAGCACTGCCTACATAATTTTCATGAGGGTCAGATTCTagcaagcattttaaaacagagtCACAAATCTTGTGCTTATGCTCAGtctattttattattcataCTTGTTTTAGCTACTACCGTATGTTGACTGAGCAAGAACCTCACGATGGCTTTCATTAATTAGCAAAATCTGCTGTGAATCAGGAATAAAGAGATACATTGCACTGCATTTGTTATAGAAAACAACCTCCCACTTTTGGACCTCTTATAGACATGTTGTGTTTTGTAGAGTTAACTAGATCACCGAAAGGGCAAAAGTACTACTACACTGGTTCCAAACCTAGAGCTGACAGGAAACTCTCTTACATTTGTTTGAGTGGTAGGAATACcagttaaacaaacaaaccaacagaaatCCAAGCAGTGTTCACCACAACAGGTTATTTGCACACCATTACTGCTTGAAGGCCTGCAAACTCTTGAGGATCACTCTCACCAACAAATTCGCACAGAAGAGTTAGGAAGGTCATTTACCATCCACCAAGGAAGACTTGAACATGGTCCACACAGACACTCAGGTAGGATCCTAAATGTGGACTTGCTGGTTACTGGTCCTCTGGTACTATTTCACAATCAGCCAAGGCAGATGTATTCAACCACTGGTAGgctctgcattttattttcacaaaatatgCGCCAGATTTCTGCCCTCCCACCCTGCTCCAATGATGTTTACTCACCTTGTCACTTAACTCAGGGAAATAAATACTCTGGTAAGGGAATGACTGATCATCTACTATATGCCAGTGGAGAACATTGAACTTGTTAAAAGCCATGGCATCCTGTAACAAATAAAGCAATACAGTCTAATTAAGCACTTCACTCTAACAGAACACCTATGCAAAAAAGGTGGTCTTGTCCCAGTATATCCTGCATGCCTAAagcaacaactaaaaaaaaaacccaaggaaaaaGCATACCATGTTTCACTGAATCCTAGAAACATACACCAAAACACTCCAGCCTATTTATACTACTGCTTCATTCCTCCGTCATTTATTCGCAGCCCTCCTGTCAACAAGCTCTCGATCTGATCATGCTACACTGTCTAGTAGAAGGGTAACTGCTATAAATGCTTATGAATTTCTTCTACTTCAGAACATACCTGGGCAATGCTCTATGCACCGTCAGCTATTTCAGCTTACAGAAAAGCTTATACTTTTCTACCCAAATAATTTGAACTCAAAAATTAAACACCATAAGAGAGTTTCCTACTATTTAGTACATCCCTACTTGCCAGTGACTTCTGCAGAATCCATTTCAAATGCAAGCAAAATAAACCATGCATTTGCCCTGCAGAAGACAGCGTTCCCCTTATGTTTTCAGCCATCACAGCATCAGTACTTCCCTTTTTTGAACTTGAAGACAATCAAGATAAATGTTAACACACTTATTTTAGAATTATGACTCCAGATGGACAGTCACACACATACCCCGATTTATGCAAGTTTGTTAGTCACTAGCAGTGTTGTGTGCTGCGAGCAGACAATATTAAGTGTTCTCTACGTGGTTCAGGACTGACTAATTGCAACACAGTTGCTTCCAATCCCTTGCCACAATACAATTATTTCCATCcctccccctttcttttttcaccaAGCTGTGCTTAAAGAAGGGGCAAAATCTCTTCAGGAGCTCCCACCAAATCCAAAGGAAGATTTATACCTTGTCCATTCCCCAAAGTTATCTCATCTGTTTTATTAGACAGCAGAAGTTTTAATTACTGCATGTCTTCATGAATTTCCATCAAATACCATCTTTCCACACAGGAAATTGTATCCCCTGACCTTCACCTCAGCCACTCCTTCCTCAAGCACAATGCCCATCCTGGAAATACAGTACAGCAGCTGAACACAAACAAGAAACGTACTTGAATTGCTGCCTTCAACATCTAATTACCACATCAGtgaactgctgctttttattaGGTTAGCCTGGATTCAAGCAGGCACAGAGGTGGGAGGAAAAGCACACTTGTTCTTAAACCAGCAAAATGTCATCAAATGTAGCTCTGGGAAAATATTAGAGCCACAGACAtaatttaaggaaagaaaacagaatagcaacagttacagaaacaaaaaattggtTATAAATGCAATTCTCAAAAGTCAAGTTATTCTTTGGACGTTATTGTCTCTTTTAGAAGAGACAACAAATACTGACATAAGTAACTACTTGAATCTTTGAAGAACCCTCAGCTGTAAATGTAATAGTACACAAACACTACTTGCTGAACAGGGACTGATCTTAAAGGTAAATACAAGTGGTAAATACCCATGGAGGGGCAAGTTCTGAGCACAGTCCAAGGATGACCTCAGAAATGAAGACTGGTTTTACTTGCACTCTATTCCTGCCCATCTTAAGCCTACCCTGCAAAGTTCTGCAACATGGAAGGGAAATTTCTAACACTATTTCATCTTGGAAAAGCAAGACAGAGACAAGACAGGAAACTGCATGTTCCTCCACTCAGAGGCTCTGCCATTTCAACCCACCAAATAAGCCCTGCTACAAGCACTTCAACAGCAGAAAAGGGGagtacaaaacagaaaaactcaCAGATTTGTCTGCTATGATTACACAAATTCATCACCTTCTCATCAAGGTGGGAGTATACCATTCTTAGTGTGCTTACTTAAGCTTTTTGgagaaagttttgtttgtttgttattatgattttttttttctttttgaagggATGCAGTGAAAGAAATCAGTAACTTTCAATGAACATTTCCAATTTCCCCCCTTGCTCTGTACTGCTTAATTACTGGCTTGCTCTTAGCAGCCTAAGAAAGGACTGCTACAGCCCAGTTACTGAAAAGACTGGAATTTTCCTGCAACCGTTGGCACTGAGGCCAGGACTTGCAAAGTCTCCCCTGTGCTGCTTGGTGACAGTCAGATGTCTCAAAACATGCTTCCAAGAAATACATGAGCTGGTTTAggcaacagaaaatacagaaaacccAAGGTACCACAAATCCAAGCctcctttacagattcactAATCATTGTGTCTGCCTGCTCAATTCCTCTCCGGTGTATGTTCTGACCTTCACTCAGCAAAGTTCACTCTGTCATTTTAGAAGTCAGACAGCGGATATGGGTTCTCCTTTCATACCAGCTCCAGTTGCAGCCTACTTCAGGGGgcaaaacacaacaacaaaaagccttCTCATTAATGATACAAAACTGTCCACTTACCAGGTTTGTAAGAATAGATTTCAATGGTAAGTAATGTCTTGAAGTGTCTAGTAAGATTCCTCTATGAGCAAATCTTGGGAAGTCATCGATTTCAGATTCATTGACAAGAAACTATGAGaatgagatttaaaaattagaattcCCATTCTATATTCATCATCTCACACAGGAAATACttacttttcagtttcttaacaGCTTTCCAAGggtcattttctgaaaaaatacttaatgaaAGTTGCAGATCTGCTGTTTCTAGAAGAGCACCTAATAAAGAACATGGTTCTGTTACCAGGACTGTGGTTGTAGTTAATAGCTATACTTACGCTTCCATAATCATCTTCATGAACCAACTGGCTGAAGGTTTccaaacctggaaaaaaattcaagaaaggGATCTGGAGTACAACCCAGTCCTTAAGATTTTAGTTAAAAACAGGACCATAACTATTTACAGGCGTTCACATAACTAGAAAGAATGCTTTGTAGCTGAGTTTCTTTCTCTATAGCACAGTTTCCTTAATTGTTCAAGCACCACAGTTAATGAAGTTCTGAAGAGAGAACCATTCAAGCCCCCCCTTATACACAAGTATTGAATATTAGCACTACAGCTTAGCTGTACCAAATTAATCCTTGAATAGCATGGAAGTTACTGAGAGTAAGGTAAGAATTTCTGGTGTGGTCATGCATCTATTCCTGTCATTTCTGGAACTGGTGAAGTTTCTAATTCAGCATGAAAAATCTGCTACTTAGACTAACATTCCAGTAAGAACAGCAGGCTGAAACTTCAGCATTATGGTCATCTTGGTGATGTGTCCAGCGTGTTCAGTTATTAGGTACAGTCAGAGAATAATTTGTTCATGCTGTAGATCAGAGAGCTTTTTAGCACCAAGGATTTGGTTGGCTTGGCTGATTTCAGGCAGAGCAAGAGTGCACTTATGGTGTGCCACTGGATCAGAGATGCTGAGCATCTGGACTGAGGGTCTGACTAACACACATCTGGGTATCCTTCTGGCCTCTACACCCAAGCTTACTTCCCATGAAGGACTGAGTGACGGCAATGCTCAGTGGTCAACTGGTTCTTAGTCTGGCACAGAGTTTATATAAGCCCAGAACCAATAGCTCTATAGGAAAAGTATCAGCTTACCTCTTAAAGCACCCCATACCTCATCTGCTTTCAGTATAGCCACAGGCTCAGTTACAGTTAAATGATctaaagaaaagaggaaaaaaaccctgttattCCTCAAGGAAGCACGGATTGACAGGACAACACTAACAGGCATTAAAGAGATTCTTCAAGTGCCTCACctccctttgttttttaaattctaacCAATGCTGTTTTTGACGGTGATACCATGcagctatttttcatttatgtgcTCCTGAAATAATGCAAGTTACTAATCAGACAGTCAACAGTTAAACAGTAAGATGATAAACCAAATATAGTGCTTGACATGTTTGCATTTTAGACATAGGTGATAAGGGTTGGGTAACTAAGCCAGACCTGACTGCAGAAGTTTACTTCTTCTTTTACCTTCCTTTTATATAGATTATGCTTACAGACATTTTTAGAGATCTAGCTTGTCAAGTAACATTGTTAGGTGCTTACTCTGAAGGTctaattacaaagaaaaaagaaaaaaaatcagacccCACCATCTAATGAGCACGTGTACAGGGACAGTGAGATGAAGTAAGGTAAGTAAAATCAGGAATGGTATCTGAAGGTATCCATAACAATCCTCCCTTAAGTTTGAATACTGAAGTACAGTGTAAAGCActagggggggggggggctaaAATAGTTTTGTGTTTCTATTTAAGGTGATTCAATAAATTCTAGTgaagaaacaaatatatttaaaaaaattaacatattttaaataacatagataatatatgtttaaaaatacactatAAATCTATagatttatattattatttaaacatCAAAGCAATAATAAACTGACCAGAATCACATATTTGAagcagtagagaaaaaaaatcagagaggTAAATTGCTGTGTAATGATTTATTGGATCTGCCTCAGCATGAAGGAACAGTTGGTTATAAGTTATACAGTTCAAACATTTGCCTAAACTACCAGAGAAAAGCCATTCAGGGACATGAAGAAAGTACCTCAAGCTTCCATTTTAAACTAAACACAGATTGTATATACTGAAAGTTCTAGGTAAGAAACAGAACTTAGAAGACTACTGCAATCTCCATGGGTCTTTCTGTGGTAAATTGCAGTTCAGTCAGGGATTTACTTCTGAGACAGCAGGCTTTTTTGTGAACATGTATCATACCCTAAATGAACACAGAACAACAAGATTTATATGGCTATTTGGAACCTTTTACACAAGCAGGCAAGAAGCcagcagggagaagggcagATAACCTGTACTTTGAGTACATATCCAATACTCTTGCCATAGGATAGTCACTGACTGATCCATACTATCTCTATTAAGAGAAGGTGCCAAACTGCTCAATCCAGCAAATGACTAACAACTGCATATTTCAGCATTTGTTCTCAGAACAAGCCATTCcattaaaagtagaaaattaaaaccttgCTGAAGTCTGCAGAGCTCAGCTTACTACATGAGGAAAACTCCGTGTTATTTGTAACAGGAATCTCCTTTCCtacagcagagggaaaaactGACTGTTCTGAAGAGAACTAAAAATCACATGATCTGACAGATCCCCTGACAGAAGAGAAGAACCAGCTTTGGTTAAAATCTGAAGTTCACAAACCAGTTCGAAGTTCAACTAGTAGTAAAGCAGTATAATAACCTGACTGTGGCAGAAAAATTCTAAAGCATTAGCAATTTTGCTGCTATACCTCATTTGCATTGAAATGTACGATAAACTCGCACACAAAAGTTGCGCTACTTGGctaagtcacagaatcacagaatcattaaggttggaagagacctatGAGATCATGAAGTCCAAGTATCctcccaacaccaccatgcccactagGTATAAAAGATTGAGTAAACTTAAAATCAGTACATTCTATCACAGGTCAGGTAGAATTAATCCTGCTGCAGATGTATGACTTAAGATTAAAAGGATCTTTTTCTAGGGATCTGTATCCTGGATACCAAACAACTGCCTTGCCTATTATAGAAGATTATCTCAAGACAGAACTAGATGAATTGAATATGTTGAATTCTGTGCTAACCTGCCCACACAAAAAAGCAATACTATCAACTCGTTCTTATTTCTGTTAAGAAACTTCTCTGGTGATTATTAGGACTTAATTTTAGAGTACTTCTCCACTCTGGACTTCAGTCATTGAAGTAAATCCATGGAATAAATCCAAGATAACCATCAcgttttttaaatcctttcttgTATCTACTAATAGAAAGAGAGTGGATTTATAATACTACAAGATGAATAACAAGAAGTTCAATGAACAGTTTCCAGTTTTCCAGGACAAGCAGAAATGCCAAGTACATATGTCAGTGTAGGTAGCTTCAGTTCAAATGTAGTTATTTCTAAGGAGAGCAGATGAATAAGCAAAGCCAGCCATCACTCAACACCCTTTACTGAGAGAAAGGATCGTGTCACCACACATAATTGGGTAGAGCACAGCAAAATACCTCCGATTCTTAACGACAGTCACGAGAAAGGATAGCCGCAGGTAAATGAGTTGAATGCCAGCTAAACTGCAGAAATCATAGGTTACACTTCTAACCAGCTCCATGATTCACCGTGGGCTCAGATTTCCCACAGCGTTAAAAGCAAGAATTATCTTCTGGTTGCCACTGTTGTGAAATGTTCTCGAGTGCCTCAGTGAGTCTAtgatccttaaaaaaaacctgctgacTTTTACGCTGCACACACGATTGGAAAACAAGCCCTAGCGATGCCGTGGAAGCCCcggaaggagagaggaaggaacgCGGTGACCGGCTGCGCACGGTACTCACAGGCCTCGCTGGAGGCGAGGTGCGGGTAGCTGTGACAGCCGGGGTCCCGGGACTCGATCACCACCTGCAGCTGCGACAGCTCGGGCTCCGCTCGGGCGCCCAGCGGCCTGCGGCCCCGCTTCCGCCGGCGGGACTGTCCGAACAAGTACTCGTAGTACCTGCCGGGGAAAGCACAGACGCCGGCGGGGCCCTGAGGTAACCGCTCCCGCCACCGGGCCGCCGCCTgcagccccgccgcgccgccggccccgccgcccctcacCTGCGGAAGGCGTCTTGCAGCAGACCGCaggccggccccgccgaggAGCCGGCGCCGTGCACCAGCTGGAAGCGGGCGGGGGCCAGCTGCAGCTGGCGGCGGGACGTGCGGAACCACTGCGGCAGGGGCCACAGCGAGTCCTCGGGGACGTCGCCCGAGGCCAGCTCCCACTCGGCCGGCTCTGGCGTGGGCTCGGTCCGCGGGGCGCCAGCGCGCAGGCTGGTGCTCACCAGCACGGCGGGGACGAGGAAGAGCCCTACCAGCAGCCCGGCCAGCCCCATGGCTCTGCT from Gavia stellata isolate bGavSte3 chromosome Z, bGavSte3.hap2, whole genome shotgun sequence carries:
- the HEXB gene encoding beta-hexosaminidase subunit beta is translated as MSRAMGLAGLLVGLFLVPAVLVSTSLRAGAPRTEPTPEPAEWELASGDVPEDSLWPLPQWFRTSRRQLQLAPARFQLVHGAGSSAGPACGLLQDAFRRYYEYLFGQSRRRKRGRRPLGARAEPELSQLQVVIESRDPGCHSYPHLASSEAYHLTVTEPVAILKADEVWGALRGLETFSQLVHEDDYGSFLVNESEIDDFPRFAHRGILLDTSRHYLPLKSILTNLDAMAFNKFNVLHWHIVDDQSFPYQSIYFPELSDKGAYSYNHIYAPTDVRLVIEYARLRGIRVIPEFDTPGHTQSWGKGQKDLLTPCYSGEQPTGSFGPINPILNTTYDFMTKFFKEISSVFPDPYIHLGGDEVNFDCWKSNPEVKAFMKKQGFGIDYAKLESYYIQKILDIVSSYNKGYMVWQEVFDNKAQLKPDTVVQVWMENNYAHELSSVTGAGFTAILAAPWYLDYISYGQDWKKYYSVEPLNFPGSEKQKKLLIGGEACLWGEFVDATNLTPRLWPRASAVGERLWSSRNVTNLQDAYKRLTNHRCRMLRRGIAAEPVFVGYCAHEGRGQ